From the Synergistaceae bacterium genome, the window CTGGTTTTCACTATTTTAATTTTCACTATTCTAACTTTAGGCTTTTTGCTTTAATTCACTATGATTTAAAGGTTGTTTTAAAGCTCTTGAAAGAACTGGTTTTCACTATTTTAATTTTCGCTATTCTAACTTTAGGCTTTTTGCTTTAATTCACTATGATTTAAAGGAGGATTGGATATTATGGCAAAATACGTAACCTTTGGAGAGGCGATGTTAAGGCTGACGCCTCCTGACGCGGAGGTATTGTTCCAGACGCCTCGTCTTGTGGCGACATTCGGAGGGGCAGAGGCCAACGTGGCGGTGTCTTTAGCGAACTACGGCGAAGATGTGGCTTACGTCACGGCAGCGCCTCAGAATCCCATAGGCGACGCTTTGATCAAAGAACTTCGCGGTTTTAACGTCTGCACAAAACACGTTCGCCGTTCTGGCGATCGCTTGGGGATCTACTTTACGGAGACCGGCGCGGCTATGCGGCCCTCCAAGGTGATTTACGACCGAGCTCACGCCTCCATCGCTCAGGTCAAGCCGGGAGATTTCGACTGGGACGCCATCTTCGAGGGGACCAAGTGGTTCCACACGACGGGAATCACCCCCGCCATCGCTCAGGGGACCGCCGAGGTCGTCTTCGAGGCCATGAAGCGCGCCAAGGAAAAAGGGCTGACCGTCTCCTGCGATCTGAACTACCGCAAAAAGCTCTGGAAGTGGGGTAAAACCCCTCAGGAGGTCATGAGCGAGATGGCCCGGTACATTGACGTCCTGATCGCTAACGAAGAGGACTGCCAGAAGTGCCTGGGTATCGAGCTGGACGTGGACGTGACCACGGGCAAATTGGACGTTTCCAAGTACGAGGGGCTGGCAAAAAAAGTCATGGCTACCTACGGGAATGTTAAATACCTGGCGGTGAGCCTTCGGGAGTCGGTCAGCGCGGATTGGAACAATTGGTCGGTGGTACTGGCCTCCAAAGACGCTTTCCACGTCAGCAAAAAGTACGAGATCCGCGACATCGTGGACCGCATTGGAGGAGGGGACTCCTTTGGGTCCGGCCTGATCTGGGGACTGAATAATCTGGATGGTCTCCAACCTGCGGTGGAGTTCGCTGCGGCGGCGTCGGCGCTGAAACACACGATCTACGGCGATTTCAACCGGGTGGGCGTGGACGACGTCTTGACCCTCATGGGTGGCGACGCCTCCGGACGAGTTCAGCGTTAAAGCGTTCCTGTGACTTATCGGAGTAAAAGGAGTAAAACTGGAGTCAAGCGGTGCATCGAATCGAAAAGGGGGATCATCTAAATGAGTGACGTGTTGAAAAAAATCGCCGCGGTAGGAATCGTTCCCGTGGTCAAGTTAGACTCGCCCGACCAGGCCGTGCCCTTGGGAAAAGCGTTACTGGCGGGGGACATTCCTGTAGCCGAGGTGACCTTCAGGACCGACGCCGCGGAGGAGTCCATCAGAAAACTTTCCGCCGAGCTACCCGACCTTCTGGTGGGGGCTGGCACGGTGACGACTATCGACCAGGCCAAACGGGCCGTCGCGGCGGGGGCGAAGTTCATCGTTTCGCCGGGCTTCAATCCCACGGTGGTGCAATATTGCGTCGACAGCGAGATCCCCATAACGCCGGGCGTCAATAGCCCTTCTCAGATCGAGCAGGGCCTGGAGCTGGGCTTGACCGTGCTGAAGTTCTTCCCAGCCGAACAGTCGGGAGGAATCGAAATGCTGAAGGCTTTCGCCGGGCCCTACGTCAACGTGAAGTATATTCCTACCGGCGGGGTGAACGTGAAAAACATGGTGGATTACCTCTCCTTTGGCAAAGTTCTGGCAGTTGGAGGAAGCTGGATGGTGAAACCCGAGCTGATCGCGGCTGGAAAATACGACGAGATAACGCGCTTGTCCAAGGAGGCAGTGAAAACCGCTTTGGGCTTCGAACTGCGTCACCTGGGCCTCAATGAACCTGACGAGGCCTCTGCGCTGAAAGACGCGGAGAAAATGGAAGAGCTTTTCGGTTTCGCCGTGAAAAAGGGAAACAGCAGCAATTTTGCGGGGATCGGGTTCGAATTTATGAAAGCCCCTGGTTTGGGGAAAAACGGCCACGTGGCCGTGGGGACTTTGAATGTGGACCGTGCTCTGGCTTATCTGGCCGGCAAAGGAATCCTTACGCGGCCGGAAACCGAAAAACGCGGGACCGATGGTTCTGTGACCACCGTCTATTTGGACATCGAAATTGGCGGCTTCGCGTTTCACCTAGTCAAGAAATAAAATAAAGTAAATAAAGTAAAAAAAGTAAAATAAAGTAAAAACGGAAGGCGAGGCGACACGTTGAACGACGGCCTGAGCGACATTTTACCGGAGGGTACGCCCGCGGGGCAAGAACGGGCCGTAACCTGTGACGATGAATTGATCACCGTGGGGGCTGGAGCGGGAACGGGCAAAACTTGGGTGCTGTCCGCCAGGTTTGCTCGTCTTTTGTTTTCGGATCGGGAAAGCCTGCCCCAGAACATCCTCACCCTCACCTTCACCGAGGCGGCGGCCCGCGAAATGCAGGATCGCATCAAAAACAGGGTCTTTGATCTGATCGCCCGCCGCCCCAAGGAGGAACGACTCCGATGGCAACCCGTGAAGGACGGATTCGACGAGACGTGGATATCCACCATCCACTCCTTCGCCTCGCGATTGATCCGAGAATCCGGGCTTTCCCTGGATATCGATCCCCGCTCTGGCGTGGCGGGCGCACCTCAAGAGGAAGTGTTTTGGGGCGCGTTAGAAAGCGCGTTGGAGAACTTGGATTTCGTCCCTCTTGTTCCTTGGGGGTCTGGCGATGCCGTTCTTCGCGAAACAGCCGCCCTTCTGGAACACGACAGAACTCTTCTGGCCGCCCTGGAAAAATGGGGGGCTTTCACGTTGCGAAACCTGGCGCAAAAGGCGACAGAGTTGCACGGAAGTTTAGGACATTCCTGGAGAACTCTTTTGCTCTGGGCTCAAGAAGCGGAAGAGGCGGGAAACGCGCCAGACGCTCAAACTCGGAAAACCTCCGAGGCGGTTTTGGAGTTGCTCCAACCCCGATGGGCGGAGGCCTGGCGTTTGTGGCGGACGATCTTCACGGAGCTGGGCGGCGATATTTTCGACGCCCGGAGTAAGGCTTTGGCTAAAACCGAGGCCAAAAGGCCCAGCCCGGTGATTTCCCTTGCCGAGCTTCTGGAGAGCTGGGGCGAACTTTTGAGTCGAACAGAGGAGCCTGAGGTGGACGTTCAAAGGGCGTTTTACTTTGAACTTTGTTCTAGACTGAGCGGAGATAGGTCCAAGCTCTTCAAAGCCATCGGGGAACGTCTAGGGCAGACCTCTTCCCAATGGAGGGACGCGCAATCCTCTTGCTCGTCTCTTTCGGATTTCCCTCTTGGCGCCCCTCTTTCTGGGCCAGAACAGCTTTTACGAGAGAGTCTGCTGCGTCTTTGCGCCTTTGCCTGGGGGGCTTGGGACGAGACGAAACGACGCAGAGGTCTTCTTTCCTTTTCGGACATGATCCGCTTCGCCGCAGAGTCCATTTTCAAAGACCCTCGGACCAAGGGATTCAAACACGTACTAATCGACGAATTTCAGGATACAGATCCTCAGCAGGACGCCATGATCCGCGCCTTGCGTGAAAAAGAGGGCGCGAAGCTCTTCCTGGTGGGTGACCCCAAGCAGGCGATATACCGTTTTCGACACGCCGATTTGACGCTCTTCGCCGATTACGTGCTGCAAAGTCGAGCCTCCGGTAGCGATGTGACCTTGGATGTCAGCTTCAGGACCCGGGTCGCCTTGATGGAGAGAATCAACTCCCTTTTCGCTCACATCTGGAGGGACGGCCTCGGGGTAGGGAAGCGCATGGAGAGCCTGAAGTTCGCGCCTCTCTCCGTTCCAGAGTCTCCCCAGCGCGATCTCGCCACAGTTCCCCCCTTCACCCTTCTTCTCTCCGTCCGAAAGGGGCAGAAGGACAAAGCGCGGGAACGTCTGAATGAGACTCTTGCCCAGACTTTCGCCCGCTGGGTGGAGGAAGGCCGCACAGTCTGGGACAAGGATCAATGTTGCCTGCGCCCCGCGCGCTGGAAAGACTTTGCCATCCTCACCCCCACCCGGGGAGAATACGAACTCCTGGAGGATGCTTTTGAGAAGGAAGGGATCCCCGTCGTTCTCGAAAAAAACATGAGCTACTTTTCGCGGGGCGAGGTGTTGGATGTGGTCAACACCCTGCGGACCGTGGCCTTTCCCGAGGACGAGACGGCCTTAGCTGGCTGGCTGGCCTCCCCCTTTTCCGGCGAATCCCAGCGGGAAGTGCAAGGGTGTCTTCAAACTTGCTCCTCCGGTCTTTCTCTAAGGCAAGCGATGGAGGAACGATTGCCCGATACCGTGGAACGAGTAGCGCGGCTGCGACATCTCGGCAGTCTAAGGGGGCCTTCCGCCGTGCTCTCCCATCTTTTGGAGGACAGGCGCTGGTTGGCCTGCTTTGACGCTTTCCGCCGTCTTCGCGTGGTCGGCAACGTCAACCGAGCGATAACCCTCGCCCGACAGTACGAAAGCGGGGTTTCCCCGAGCTTAGCCGGTTGCGCCCAATGGTTAGACACGGCCCTGCGCGCAGACAGAGCGATTGAGGAACCAGAGTGGTTGGACGAGAATGCCGACGCCGTTCATGTCATGACCGTCCATGCCTCTAAGGGATTGGAGTTTCCCGTTGTGGCCGTTGTGCGCACGGACCGCGGCATCCTCGCCAATTCTCCGGTTACGTTGGATACCTCGAAGACGATGGGCGTGGCGTTTTCCGATATTCCAGATATGATGAAACAGGGCGAAAGCACAGAGAAAGGAGAGACGGCGGAGGAAGTCAAGGCGTATTCTCTGAAATGGGAGCGAGCGCTTTCGGCCCAAAGCGAGCTGGAGGAGAGCACGCGGCTTTTTTACGTGGCGGCAACTCGGGCTCGTGATGCCCTGATCCTCTGCGGCGTCCTCAGTGAGGACTCCAAGGGCCATAGAAGCGTCAAGGCCGATAGCTGGCTTTCTTGGACGCTGGATTGGTTGGCGGAGGAACGATCAGACCAGGTCGAGGATTGGCGGGATCTCGAAGGGCCACCTCTGCTCTTCGCGGAAGAAAATCAAGAAGAAAATCAATCTATGGTTCTTCTTTCGTTTCCGACGTTTCCGAATAAGATACGTGTAGATGTAGATAAAGTGGAAAAAGATAAAGTAGAAAAAATAGAAAAAGTAAATAAGAACGCGGCGCAGAGCTTGGCGCTTCCGTTGCCCAACGCGGAGACAGCTCTTTCCCGTCTCTCCGCTACCTCTTTTGCCCTCTTCGAGTGGTGCCCTTTTGGCTGGCGGATGCGCCATCGACAGGGTCTAGATCTGCGGTGGGAGATCCCAGACGGCCTGGATGACAAAACGGGCGGCTCAAAGCTGGGGTCCTTGGCTCACTGGATCTTGGCACGATGGGACATGAGGACGGAGACCCTGGGGGAATGGTTGGACAACGAGACCCTAGCCCGCCGACTTCCGACCGCCTTACGGGACGTGTGGCGGAATACCGGGAACAAGGAGGCTTTGCGGAAATGGCTGTTCAATTTTTCCTGCTCCGACGAAGGGCGGCTTCTGGCCGCCGCCGAGGAAGCCGGTGAGTTGCGGCGCGAAAACCCGTTCTCCGTCCTGTTGGAGAAACTCGGCAATCGGACCGAAGGTTTAACGCGGCTACCCGGCTCGTTCCTCACCGGTCGCCTGCCGATGCTGGAAGCGGCGTCGGAAGAACGGAAGACTGGGCTTTTAGGCGGTTTTCCCGGTGTTCGCCTTGTGGGGGCGACAGATGTTCTCTGGCAGGAGAGAGGACAGTGGCATGTGAGGGACTATAAAATCACCCTTTCCAATAACGCTCCGGTGGAGCTGTATCGCGCGCAGCTCGCCTTTTACGCCTTGGCGATCCGGCTTTTGGCCGAGGGACAGGGTTTGCCTTTCGATGGGGTGGATGTGGGGTTGATCTTTCTGCGGGAGGGCGGACGCCTGGGGGATACGCGAAATTTTTCCAAGGAAGGGGACTGGGCGACGATGGGAGATCAAGTTATCACGGCGGCGCGCGTCGCAGCTCAGGGGCCCTGGGTTCCCCGGCGAGAACATTGCCGCCGCTGTCCCTGGCGTTCTAAATGTCTAAAGTGAAAGCGATCGCGCGCCGTATCTTGTATCGTCATTCTGTCGTCATTCTGTCGTCATTCTTTTGAAAACGACTCGGTTTCTTGAATTACTTGTTTACTCGTTTCGCGAAAAATCATCCTCCAGGCGCACGATGTCGTCCTCGCCCAGGTATTCTCCGCCTTGGACCTCCACGATCTCTAGAGCCACCTTGCCGGGGTTTTCCAGCCGATGGTGAGCGTTCTTGGGAATGAACACGCTTTCCCCTTCATGAACGAACTGTTGTTTCCCATCAATAGTCACCAGCGCCGTACCTTGAACCACCACCCAGTGCTCGCTGCGATGGTGGTGGTATTGCAGACTCAGGCGCTTACCGGAGGAAATAAGGAGGCGCTTGATTTTGAAGCGTTCCTCCTCGCAGAGAATCGTGTAAGCTCCCCAGGGCCGGGCGCTTTCTATAGCCTGGACGGCCTCCTTGCGGACTCGGTTTTTCAGGTCCTCCACCACGTTGCGCACTTTTTGAGACGACCCGCGCTTGGAGATAAAAAGAGCGTCGGGGGAGTCCACGACGATCAAGTCTTCCACGTCCACCAAGGCCGTGAGTCGGCAGCGGGAGTCCACCAAACACCGTTCGCTTCCCTGCAAAAGGACGTCGCCGATCTTCGAGTTATAGAGACCATCTTTATCCAACACTTCATAAAGCGCATCCCAGGAACCCACGTCGGACCACCCCGCGTCCAGCTCCACCATTGCCACGCGCTGAGCTTTTTCCATCACGGCGTAGTCGAAGGAAATCGATGGTAAAGCCGCGAAGTTCTCCGTCAGAGTCTTGTACCCTTTTCGAGCCGCGTTATAAAGGTCCGGTGCCGTTTGTTTCAGCTCTCGATAGAGGGTGTGGGGAGTAAAAACAAAAATGCCCCCGTTCCAGAAATATCTCGACCCCTCGGTTCCTTTGATATAGAGCTCCGCCATTTCTAGACTGGGCTTTTCGATAAAGCGTTCCACCTCGAAACACGCGGGATCAGGCGGCGTTTCTCGCTTATTTTGGTCTTCGGGCTTCTCTAGATCGGAGTCCTGGGAACCGAGAATGTGGCATTGAATATATCCATACCCCGTATCCGGCCGGGTGGGAACTATACCCAAGGTGGTCAGAAAGCCCTCTTGAGCCGCGGCGATGGCTCTGCGCAAAGCCTGGGTGAAAGCGTTCATGTCCTTTACCAAGTGATCGCTGGGCGTGACGATGAGCACATCATTGTCCGTCATTCCTTTTTCTCTCAGAGCCTCGCAGCCCAATAATATAGCTGGCGCCGTGTTACGCGCCGCCGGTTCCGCGATGAGAAAATCCTCCGGGACAAAAGCTGCCTCCCGCGCCTGGTAAGAGACCAACGCCCTCCACTTGCCACCGGCTACAGAGTAAAGGCGTTCTTTGGGCAACACGTGCAACATACGGGTTACCGTCTCCTGCAACATGGTGTTGCCTTTCCGCAGAGACAAGAATTGTTTGGGTAACTCTTCTCTCGACTTGGGCCAAAGGCGGACACCGCTGCCTCCCGCGAGAATGAGCCCATAAACGTTGAGGGGCATTTCTGTCACCTGATCTGTCACCTGTTCTGTTGCCTGATCTGTTGCCTGTTTTGTTGCCTGATCTGTTGTCCGATCTGAACGGACAGGGTTGACGGAGTGTTGGCTTCCTGGGACATCAGTCACGTCTTTAGATTTTTTTTGTTTGCTGGGCCTCGTGTTGTGAGTGCTCAAAGCCGATCACTCCTTTTCAATTTTGAATTATTGTACCTCACCGGCGCGGCTCAGAAAACCGCGTCTGTTATACTCGTAAGGGAGGTGAAGATCATGTCTTTCGGCCCCGAATATATTCACGGCCTGGCGATAGAGCTAAATCGGCGCTTTCCCTGGCGTGTTTCCAAAATCGAAGGGGGGGAATCCTGGATCGCATTGCGCGTATTGGACCCCTTGGGCGAATGGTTCGTATTTTCTTGGGGATCAGGGAGCGTCGGATGCTGCCCAGCAGATGCGTCTTCGATAGATGCGCTGAAAAAATGGGCGCCCGCTAGAACACCTCTTGTGGAGGCTCTAAAGAGCCGCTTCGTGAAAGGGCAGATCTTTTCCGCGCGACAGCTAAACCATGACCGAGTTCTGGAACTGGAGGTGGAACGCCTGGTCGCGGCGGGGTTTGGTGTGAAATATTTTTTGATCTTAGAGGCTACCGAGCCCATGGGTAACTTGCTTCTGCTGAACGAGGAGCACAGGATCGAGGAGCTGGCCCGCCACGAGCCGCCTGATGTGAACCCTCGCCGAACGCTTCTACCGGGACATCTGTACATTCCTCCGCCGGTTTTCGAGGGACCATTGTCCTCGGAAGTTGAGGCATTGACGTTCGAGGAAGTGTCGA encodes:
- a CDS encoding bifunctional 4-hydroxy-2-oxoglutarate aldolase/2-dehydro-3-deoxy-phosphogluconate aldolase yields the protein MSDVLKKIAAVGIVPVVKLDSPDQAVPLGKALLAGDIPVAEVTFRTDAAEESIRKLSAELPDLLVGAGTVTTIDQAKRAVAAGAKFIVSPGFNPTVVQYCVDSEIPITPGVNSPSQIEQGLELGLTVLKFFPAEQSGGIEMLKAFAGPYVNVKYIPTGGVNVKNMVDYLSFGKVLAVGGSWMVKPELIAAGKYDEITRLSKEAVKTALGFELRHLGLNEPDEASALKDAEKMEELFGFAVKKGNSSNFAGIGFEFMKAPGLGKNGHVAVGTLNVDRALAYLAGKGILTRPETEKRGTDGSVTTVYLDIEIGGFAFHLVKK
- a CDS encoding mannose-1-phosphate guanylyltransferase/mannose-6-phosphate isomerase: MSTHNTRPSKQKKSKDVTDVPGSQHSVNPVRSDRTTDQATKQATDQATEQVTDQVTEMPLNVYGLILAGGSGVRLWPKSREELPKQFLSLRKGNTMLQETVTRMLHVLPKERLYSVAGGKWRALVSYQAREAAFVPEDFLIAEPAARNTAPAILLGCEALREKGMTDNDVLIVTPSDHLVKDMNAFTQALRRAIAAAQEGFLTTLGIVPTRPDTGYGYIQCHILGSQDSDLEKPEDQNKRETPPDPACFEVERFIEKPSLEMAELYIKGTEGSRYFWNGGIFVFTPHTLYRELKQTAPDLYNAARKGYKTLTENFAALPSISFDYAVMEKAQRVAMVELDAGWSDVGSWDALYEVLDKDGLYNSKIGDVLLQGSERCLVDSRCRLTALVDVEDLIVVDSPDALFISKRGSSQKVRNVVEDLKNRVRKEAVQAIESARPWGAYTILCEEERFKIKRLLISSGKRLSLQYHHHRSEHWVVVQGTALVTIDGKQQFVHEGESVFIPKNAHHRLENPGKVALEIVEVQGGEYLGEDDIVRLEDDFSRNE
- a CDS encoding UvrD-helicase domain-containing protein; its protein translation is MNDGLSDILPEGTPAGQERAVTCDDELITVGAGAGTGKTWVLSARFARLLFSDRESLPQNILTLTFTEAAAREMQDRIKNRVFDLIARRPKEERLRWQPVKDGFDETWISTIHSFASRLIRESGLSLDIDPRSGVAGAPQEEVFWGALESALENLDFVPLVPWGSGDAVLRETAALLEHDRTLLAALEKWGAFTLRNLAQKATELHGSLGHSWRTLLLWAQEAEEAGNAPDAQTRKTSEAVLELLQPRWAEAWRLWRTIFTELGGDIFDARSKALAKTEAKRPSPVISLAELLESWGELLSRTEEPEVDVQRAFYFELCSRLSGDRSKLFKAIGERLGQTSSQWRDAQSSCSSLSDFPLGAPLSGPEQLLRESLLRLCAFAWGAWDETKRRRGLLSFSDMIRFAAESIFKDPRTKGFKHVLIDEFQDTDPQQDAMIRALREKEGAKLFLVGDPKQAIYRFRHADLTLFADYVLQSRASGSDVTLDVSFRTRVALMERINSLFAHIWRDGLGVGKRMESLKFAPLSVPESPQRDLATVPPFTLLLSVRKGQKDKARERLNETLAQTFARWVEEGRTVWDKDQCCLRPARWKDFAILTPTRGEYELLEDAFEKEGIPVVLEKNMSYFSRGEVLDVVNTLRTVAFPEDETALAGWLASPFSGESQREVQGCLQTCSSGLSLRQAMEERLPDTVERVARLRHLGSLRGPSAVLSHLLEDRRWLACFDAFRRLRVVGNVNRAITLARQYESGVSPSLAGCAQWLDTALRADRAIEEPEWLDENADAVHVMTVHASKGLEFPVVAVVRTDRGILANSPVTLDTSKTMGVAFSDIPDMMKQGESTEKGETAEEVKAYSLKWERALSAQSELEESTRLFYVAATRARDALILCGVLSEDSKGHRSVKADSWLSWTLDWLAEERSDQVEDWRDLEGPPLLFAEENQEENQSMVLLSFPTFPNKIRVDVDKVEKDKVEKIEKVNKNAAQSLALPLPNAETALSRLSATSFALFEWCPFGWRMRHRQGLDLRWEIPDGLDDKTGGSKLGSLAHWILARWDMRTETLGEWLDNETLARRLPTALRDVWRNTGNKEALRKWLFNFSCSDEGRLLAAAEEAGELRRENPFSVLLEKLGNRTEGLTRLPGSFLTGRLPMLEAASEERKTGLLGGFPGVRLVGATDVLWQERGQWHVRDYKITLSNNAPVELYRAQLAFYALAIRLLAEGQGLPFDGVDVGLIFLREGGRLGDTRNFSKEGDWATMGDQVITAARVAAQGPWVPRREHCRRCPWRSKCLK
- a CDS encoding sugar kinase, whose protein sequence is MAKYVTFGEAMLRLTPPDAEVLFQTPRLVATFGGAEANVAVSLANYGEDVAYVTAAPQNPIGDALIKELRGFNVCTKHVRRSGDRLGIYFTETGAAMRPSKVIYDRAHASIAQVKPGDFDWDAIFEGTKWFHTTGITPAIAQGTAEVVFEAMKRAKEKGLTVSCDLNYRKKLWKWGKTPQEVMSEMARYIDVLIANEEDCQKCLGIELDVDVTTGKLDVSKYEGLAKKVMATYGNVKYLAVSLRESVSADWNNWSVVLASKDAFHVSKKYEIRDIVDRIGGGDSFGSGLIWGLNNLDGLQPAVEFAAAASALKHTIYGDFNRVGVDDVLTLMGGDASGRVQR